A window of Belonocnema kinseyi isolate 2016_QV_RU_SX_M_011 chromosome 10, B_treatae_v1, whole genome shotgun sequence genomic DNA:
gaatatttaattatttggttgaaaacgcagcaattgctaaaaattcgtatttttcatcaaaaattcaactactttgttaaaaattaattttttatttaaaggttcatcccttttgttgaaaatttaactttttggctgaaaattcaactttttttatagatgattcgtctctttggctttaaaattgaataattttgttgaaaatttatgtattttattcaaaattcgtcttttttggcagaaaattaatcttcttggccgagaatccatatttttggttgaaaatttaacaactttgttaaaaattaatttttttatctgaaaatttaaatattccacgtttggttaaaaatgtattctatatATTTGATAACGAGACCCCTTGAAttaaaatcaggttttcacgatggcgcctgtctgtctctgtccgtccggccgtccgtccgtaaacacaataacGTTCCATGTTTCAAGAAAGtgtgaaaattctaagagagataggaattgaaaaaaaaaatgaaaaatttatatttacatattctttCCAAGTACAGTGATCCGATCTCCAAATAGGTTGAAGGATCCAATCGTGCACTTTTCGCAAATTATGTCCGTGAGTTTCAATTGGCCAATTTCTGCCCTTTGTTTTTCATATCGCTCGTTGTAATTTGGTTTTCCAATATTGAATGTGGCATTTTGATTTTGAAGGCCGAGTCTTAAGAGAACATTCACTCGCACATTATAATTTCTCAGGAGATCCAAGCAATCATTTCTCGCTTGCCAAACTTCTTCATACCTCAGATTTGCATACAActggaaaattgcatttttaaagaaaactctgCACGGTGAGCCTCGagcatttttaactttatataaaaaattattcaggtaattttaaagtatttcatacTCAGAACGAACAAAAATAAACCTGAACTATGTGTTGTCACGGAATTGTTTAGTGCTGAAACATATTGTTTAGGGATATTGAAATTAGGTCAATTATgaagaattttcgaatttgaaattgttgaaaatgactAAAATGatgtacatttttcgaaaaaaataaaaggaaattttctcaaaaatgtcacatttgttgttccttttcttgatttattttagATTCGTAGCAATATGAAGTCCTCGTGACTATCCCTTCGtagagaaaaacttatttttttaggatataaaataaatttttcaaaagatcaattctttttttttaatgcatagttttatttctaaaaaatgttagaTTTATATGGTATTAAATAactgtacaatttttataattataaatctaccaaaaatatttagtACTGAATTTTTCTttggggaatttaaaaaatcggtaaTTGGGatgtcaaaatttcgaaaatttttatttttttgtcaatgtTCTGTTTCGGAAATTATACTTTCGGTATTTTTCCATattcgagattttttttcttttggcaaaattatatcatttcgaTAATGAATTCCCGAATATTctggtaaaattgaaaaaaaaaattttcttacggttaagataattttagcaaattaaaattcagttacaaatttcgtaattttcaattgcaattaCGTAATTTTCTGAGGAACTTCTGGACAATTATGATAAATTTGggtaaattaagttaaaatttcggaattttaggcaatgttttttaaaattcagctataaatttcgtaaatttaaggTGTCGTTATGTAAAAGTATAGgatatttcgtaaaatttgtttttacttttgtaACTTTATTacatcataaatttccgaatatttgTAATAAtctcaattttcagaatttaaatttttatttagaaaattgaggaaattatgatttttgctgATCTGTTCTGATTAATTTTACTTctttattagttttttcttttttctttcgaaaCAGCAAAAATCGTAATTTCATTtggttttgtatttaaaatctaaaacatctgatatttctaaatttcgtaaccgcataattttcaaatatatataattctaGCTTCTTTGAGACAagtatgaatgtttaaaaaaaatgtattttgattttataaaaaaatcagtttttctatGTGCAGGGATAGTTTATATTactatgaatctaaaaaaaatcatgaaaaaaataaaatgttgcctTTTTgagaaatctcacttttcagctttttctaaaaatgcatgcaatttaataataaaattcaaataaattcaagtttCTTTAAGGATTTGAAAGAGTATATATTGGGATAAAAGCTGccgtaaaaaaataaacaatgtcAATTTGTTCCCAAGATacgactttttaaagaaaatgtttcttaGTTTTTTCATAATGTCACCTAAATATTCAAGTAGCCTTCagttcacaaaaaaaagttttgatgaaaaacaaaaaaatacgtctCATATTTTGCCTGGGAAAACAATGCATTTAAGCCCTAAACAATTCTGTATCATCGCCTGGGTCAGATTGGTCGATTTCATATAAAATCTGGCAACTCACCctctttgaaataaatgaaattcaattatagttttacaatcaatttttttctttataactttAGGAGGGGGagttatattaaaaaagtattacgaAACAATTTGAGTTAATTTCCTGTTTAACGGAATATTATAGTTGGTAGTAATAAAACTAAAaccaagaataaattttttgtttaatatttaaaatcttttagattgaaaGTGTTTAAGGCTCAGCGTGCCTTTCGGAATATTTATATACTGAAttaataaatgataattaatGGGAAATAAGACTCACGTCAACAATCATTTGATGAACTAAGCTCACACATTCGTGTGCACTTTCGTCCGTGACCATGTCTCTCATCGCATCTGTGTGATTTAAGGTGATGAGAATGACTTCTCTAGGTCCGGTTGCTGCcgttaattgatatttaaacatcATCGTCATCAAATCGAATAATTTATTCATGCTGTTTGAATCCAATTTCATTATTGAGCAAAGTACAACGCTTTCGAGAATCGAGCGAATGGAAGCCATATCCATTAATGGAGACTTTTCAAATATTGAGGAGAGTGTCTTTGGATTCAAAAGGGCTGTCGTCACATCATCCATTACTATGTATAGAatgttaatgtatttttaatattttgtgaaattatctGCATACTAGTCCGTTATGTTATACAATCAtcacaagaaacgaatttttttcttattttaggaAAGAAATAATGAGCCTTATTTTATTCGCTTAATTTGGGAAAtgtaaaattatatcaaaattttttttaatttcacagcgattcaaatttccaagcaaattatattttgaaaaatgcagtaTATTTGAACTTTGTGACCTATACAAAGTTTTCGGATGGGGTaccagcaatttttttaaaaactttattacgGAGAACACTTTTTTCCGATATTTAACAGTTAATttttgagtatttcgaaaaatgtagatattttttctccaaaatttattgatgaaaaatatcaaaagattgaACAAGAACTTTTTGAGCAACTGTTCGAAAAGAAGCGTtttgatttcgaattttttctcgTATCTCgcatatattcagaaaaaagaaaaatatttttccagaaatgGATGCTTTTTAGTTAGTGTAACTAATGTAATATCCCAtaataatcaaaaacaaaatgttgtttatataaattaatttggaaaatacagatttgaaagaaatgtcacttttttcataaatttctggtgcaaaataccgaaaaataaaagagGATATTTTTGTAAAACTCATTGAAAGGAACAATTTTGCTTCTGGACTTTTTCCCATATAATttgattgaataatttatttaaatataatttatttattacaaactttttattactTTCTAGAGAATTTGGACAAAACGAGGAAATCTCTctcatcaaaatgaaaaatttaactattttcattattgtgacagttttaataataatttttaataattgtgactgatgctaattattaaaattgataaccaataaaaaaattagtctgtatttaaatgaacaattacaaatttgaaaaataaaaatttataacctaAACAATAATAGGTTCCATAGAGGTAAATATGATACGAAATTACACAGTTATACTTTGATCaatagtatttcaaatatttgaaaagatttaggtttgaaatttttccataattatctTTGAACCTTCTACTTTTAATATTCTCCAGCTTTAATGAACAAAAACTTgcctgaagaaatattttttattttctttgatagTGTGTCGACGATTTCAGATTTTCGGTCATTACCGGTAAATGTGATACGtgtaaacaaagaaataaaatctaaattttacaagattatatACTTTCGTAACTATAAATGTAACATCCACTGATTCTTGTCATGTTTGCAGGTATGTAGGTTCAGTGATATTGAAAAACTTACCAATTTTAAATAGTATGATatctaaatgaatttaaaaattaattgtctgtgcTAATAGATAttgaaatgttatttataaattattataatctacGTAAATTTTTGTTCCTAAAATGAGGTTCATAAATCTCTCCAACTAATTCCATTGTTGACAGATTTTCGTATAtccagtgaaaaaaaaatatatcacattTACCCTTTAATCTGATTTATACTCACTCTGTcataattgacaattaaaaataataaaaataacgaatattCAAGGAAAATGTAATATCTTTCTTCATTCCCACCGAAAAAATTACCAAAAGATGCTttatgtaggaaaaattcaaatcaaaagacCAGTTGACATAATTACAAATATAAGTTTTCTAAAAGCATttcagtttctttgaaaataattgactAAAGCAATCCCTAATGGCAGCCaccattttctgcaaaaaataagagATATGaccattataatttaattttcaaagcaaattcAAAGCAAATCtatctttattaaaatatttaatttttgttgtaacaaAATTCGGGAATGTCACGAAATTTTAAGCCCCcaaatttaaaagcattaaaaacagAGATAAcgtgaatataaaattaaaaatggtacatGAGGGATTCAATTCTATTCCTACAGCAATCttaatttgaatcaaattcaAGAACTTAAATAATTGATTGCATCAGAGTGGATAGTtaccataaaagttaatttttaaaatttggtacgCAATGCGAACAATTTTgagcgaattttattattctgatcATATTTTAAGTCGAATGTCAACATTTTTagattcctttttaattttttttcttttcaaattcaaaaatgctCTTCTATTAAATTCGGTATGCAATCGACTTTCAAGCATTTccaattcttgaatttgaaacaagctaaatcaattgttatattttataataactaaatttaaataaattaggaTTAATAAAAACGACAAACTTGCAGAAAAATTAGTGCTATAAAGAAGGCAGTGGCCAATAAGCAAAACAAAGACAATAGTTtcattctaaatttaatattctttttttatgaagTCGATTTTTGATTTTGTCTTTGTTACTCGAAGACATTTAAAATATGTCCCCAATTTGTAACAGCTCAAtgtgataaaaaatgaagaaattaagtTTCATGATCGTGATCGTGCATGTTCAGGAGTGgatcttaaataataaatctagACTAGCCTTGGATAGTTTTTTCGACATCGACCCTCTGAGCTCTCAATCTTTCACGTAAAACATATAACATCTCGCCTCCCATATTGAGGTAGAGTAAAGGCGTCGCGTGGAAGGACatcttgctttaaaaattaaatattaactcggaaaatatttctttcttacgCTTCCATTTCTTCCGACTAATTTTCAGGAGTTTGGAAATACGTTTCCTTAGAAACGGTCCGGTTTTTCTACGAAAGTAGAGCAATCGCTTCTGAGTGTGCGCGAAAACTCAGGGTGTATGAAAACTAAGTAGGTACATTTTTTCTTCTTGGGTGAAAATAATAGTTTGTGAAAAAATCGatcaaattgttctattttaaattaaaggcgaGTGTGGTGATAGGAACTCGTTTAATAGAATAGATTAAGTTTCTAAGAcattgtattttgtatttaattggTAGACTTTCTAAttacagggttgctacaaaattccagtttaaaaattccatgacttttcggGTGTTACTTATGAAAAAAtagcaagtttttttttaatccaagcttttgaataatttattattgaattcttaTCAATTCTCTTTAATATTATCAAAAACTTTAAGACATTATGGAATTACCCGAGTTCCACGTCTCTgggtatttatattttaatattataaatataaaaaatgtaaacatccATTATtacacgaattttaaaatattatgctttaaaactgtttgaaacaataatttgtaattgaaagtattttaaattgaagaaaacgtaaattaaacgattttgaattaaaaacttttcaattcaaactatttcagagtaagtaacattttagaaaaaaggtcaaCATTCCAAgtgcaatgaaaaataattgaacttttaaattttcttaataaaagtgtttaaatgtagataattcgtatttacaattattagaaattgaaaagtttgtaaacaaaagctttaaaaataaaaaaattttaatctgaaatgttgaaaattagataatttcATTAGAAAGGAGTTGAATTGCATCTTTTCTCATTCAACCCATTCaatgttgaacaattttattttgaattaaagaatctcgaaactgaatgatttcagattaaaatgtcaaaaataggtCATTTTCAAAACGTTAGCAATGGAATATtgtgattaatattttcagattcaaattttataaattggatcatttaaaattgaaaaaattaaaattatattatttctaattaaaacctctcaaaattaaataatgaaaaattgaaaactttttttaaattcagatattaaatttggacaatttgaaattaaatttagtctTTCATTGTTAAAGCTTCTGagattctaacatttttatttgttattaaaataaaaaaattattatttaatattaaaactgactagtcaaatttttgtaaaatcgaaaTGTACACTCAATTATtataacataaactttaaaaataaatagtaatattaaataagaaacattaagaatgaaaaaattgtgctaatttaacttatttatacTCAAAACAtaagattgtttaattatttgaagtaaattaaaagtttaataattagtaattttaaaattgttaattatactttcgaaaattcaaccaattcaataTTAATTGCAAAACTAAAACTTtcgaaaaggaaaaattaaagattcagCGTTCAACAAGAAAATGTGTGATTCCAATGCTTGAAATTGCATAATTATcagcttttcaattcgaaaattctttttatttacatctaaatttatttaatttaagattgtctatcaaggcttttaatatggcatttaaaaatattcaaagtataTTGTGCagtatcaagtgacattcaaaTTCACAGGATatattctttttactaaaaaattctctttaaaaaaaatcactgttgtcattttcaccgttcaaaattgcatttttgaatattgccaaaaatattgtaaacctttaaagtttaattaatttaaatacttagATAATTACAtgctttctaatttaaaactttcaaaaataatgaattaaaacttGTTGAAGCGtcagaaattaaacaattgcatACTTCGTTTAAAGATCGAAGactaatcgttaaaaataattaattttaaaatgttgtgtcacgctgtttaaaattcaataatttcttccATGTTTTGTAGCAACCGCGAATTTAAAAATAGTGCAAGTTTAGTGGACGAGAATAAAATAGGAGAATTGGTTTCAAATAATCGATCCATAAATCAATTTCTCACACAAATACATTTATTAGAGTCTCTTAAAGTCAAGTCTTTGAGCATATATTGTCACTGGGAGACGAAACAACGTTCGTCTCAACTTTATTAAAATACGGATTAAACACTCtgcttaaaatataaacattgcatacatttaaaaagcagcataaaatttaaatatccaaaaTATCAATGCTTAAGCCTAGAAAACAGATTTCATATTCAAGTCAAATCCTCTCTGACATCGCTAACATATTAATACTTAACAATAATCTCAGAACAAGcttctacatttctaaaaatggaaaaatgaatcTAATAAAGACTAAGGGCGTACTATTGCAATAAACCAACACAAATACAGACAAAATGATAAATAGtctcctatttttaaaatattttagttcgttgttgaaaatttaaataatgttttttttatataaatattaacgtCTAACTGATCATTAACTATGGATAaagttatataaattaattaaaaagtggttaagTCTTAAAATCCGATATGGcttacaaaaatatttggataTAAAGCTCTTTCGatgaattatataatataataatctctCTTACTAACACGTATCGTTGTCACacgaaatataaactattttaaacataCATACTATGTTTTGTTAGACTCAGAAAGCTTTTTTGAACAAGTGACTAGGATATTTAATACCCAAAGCTTTAAAAAGTGCTGAAGATTAAATCTCGCAAATTGACACTGACATAATTTCGTACTTTCATTCGTATTTAAAATACGAAGTAGTACAATTATACCCGTTTCAGATCTGGTATTTCAAACCGGTTTCCGTGTAAAGCAAACACACGTTTCAAAGTTTCAACCACATTATTTACTTCCACGCAGGGAAGAGTCacgtattttaataaaacttcaatCATTCTCGTTAAGTCGCTTATCAAGTAAGGTTTATCAGATACTTTTCCTTCTGTTGCCAAATCCACGTATTCGTTAAACTTTTGGAGGGATTTTTCCACTTTGATTCTATCTCCACGCGACTTTATCAAtgtctgaaaataatatttaaaaatattttatcagttTCTTTCAAATTATAGATCTTCTGTATTAAAATTTCGGCATCAAACTCCTTACagggaagaattaaaaattttaattattattaaaacaaaaaacaattaaattttaaatgtatgtgattaaaaaaagattaatgcttTTATTTAGCCTCGTTTAACTTTGAAGGCATTCACATGGAAAAGTTTTTCGATTCgaagttcaatttcaaatttctttatttttaaattgttcaattcggTAGGTCTTCATTGGTCCGAAATTTCGTTATCCCTAAGActcattttaccgaaaaaatcACTAGATTGCTAGACGCCTTCAAAACAATTGATAGATCGGGTTCAGCTTGCAAATTGTAGATAGATGTGTAAATCACATTGACATTGGGTGGccctttttcataattatttaaccTTGTTTTACTATAagacaaaaaaagagttttggaCAAACGAAATAATTTATGTCTCTGTGTATTATTATTATGGATCTATCTGAAATAAttgctaatatttttaaaatgattttaatctttgggaaatcattgaactcattatgaaatcttttaaatctaaccgaaatctttatgaaatatttgaaatcttgaaaaaatttgggaaataattgacatctttataaaatatttttaaaaatttgaatttttgaaatctttaaaaaatcattaaattccgtgaattctttcatATCTATCCAAAAATTTGGCGATACCTTTAAAATATTCGTGATATCTTTAGGAAATTATtgcaatgtttgtgaaatctttggaaatctttgcgaattatttcaaacattttattaatatttggtcctatttttaaaataattgaaatctttggaaaattattgaagtctgtgtgaaatattttcaaactatccgatttttttgcataacatttgaaatctttcgaaaatcatttaaatctttgtgaaatatgaaaaatgtttaaaataaatttgatagtatttatgaaaatgttaaatctttgcggaatatttgaaaactttggaaatcttcgaaatatttctaaaaaatttgtcaaattattgaaatctttgggaaatcatttatgcctttgtgaatgtttttaatatatccgaaatctccgggaaatctttgcgaaatatttttaatcttttcaaaatattcgaaatctttgaaatgtttgtgaaaatatttttgaattactaggtatattttggaaattgtttaaatctttgagaaatattcgaaatctttgggaaatcattcagttctttctaaattctggaaattttagaaatatttttgtaacatttgtgaaattattgaaatctttgccaactatttaaaatatttttgaaatgtgtggttatatttgtaaaaatgattgaaatcttttgaaaatcattgaaggCTTGGTGACATCTTTTCAATCTATCCAAAAGCTTTGcgacattttttaagcttttgaaaatgattctaatctttgcgaaatctttctgaaattatgaggaaatatttggaaatatttgtaaaattattgaaatctttgggaaatcattaatatttttgcaacgtattttaattctattctaaatctttacaaaatatttgaaaccgtttatatctttgggaaatcattgaagtctttctaaaatcctttgaaacatttgcgaaaaaacctttgaaatttttgaaatatttagtaatatttgtgaaattattcaaatcctttggaaatcATTGacgtctttgtaaaatattttttaaatttatccaaaatctttacgaaatatttgaaatctttgtgaaatatttgacatCTTTGGAATATCATTTAAATCtctcagaaatatttgaaaagtgtgGAATCTTTGAGAAACCATCATCTAATTATTGTTCAATCatactaatattaatttttcattaccgaataataattcacatttttaaatttaaatcgaaatGAAAACGAGATTGTAAACATCTGTAACCATAGAAATGGtgcattttacaataaaaaattaatgatatacataattttgtatttcaacATTGTCTTATATTTATTAGTATTAATTAATCATATATTTACTTATCAGTtgcttattttcgattttttctatcGCATTTAAAAGTAAAAGCAAATTTAAATCACAAAGAATTCTCATAAACGACAGCAAACGTCGTTTTGTAGAACAATTTTAAGCGAATTCACCATCGGGATCCCTTCTATGACTTATGTTTACATCGTCCTTAAATCTAgtgatttttttggcaaaatgaGTTTCagggaaaattgaatttctaacaagtgAATACCTTTCGttcaattctaaacaaatttgttgaattcc
This region includes:
- the LOC117182315 gene encoding protein OSCP1 isoform X2; its protein translation is MDDVTTALLNPKTLSSIFEKSPLMDMASIRSILESVVLCSIMKLDSNSMNKLFDLMTMMFKYQLTAATGPREVILITLNHTDAMRDMVTDESAHECVSLVHQMIVDLYANLRYEEVWQARNDCLDLLRNYNVRVNVLLRLGLQNQNATFNIGKPNYNERYEKQRAEIGQLKLTDIICEKCTIGSFNLFGDRITVLGKNIYSPSFGKQPKPCLKRTSRQLSTDPGCKAELGMLALQLGTEETIYERPFSLTLYVNDKNTNSKSEINIDQTENYLQDDDEIEGKSNKNKQEYKNKLESLYGDLEDDSNDIKRSMDLLDLLDEV
- the LOC117182315 gene encoding protein OSCP1 isoform X1, yielding MSFHATPLLYLNMGGEMLYVLRERLRAQRVDVEKTIQVMDDVTTALLNPKTLSSIFEKSPLMDMASIRSILESVVLCSIMKLDSNSMNKLFDLMTMMFKYQLTAATGPREVILITLNHTDAMRDMVTDESAHECVSLVHQMIVDLYANLRYEEVWQARNDCLDLLRNYNVRVNVLLRLGLQNQNATFNIGKPNYNERYEKQRAEIGQLKLTDIICEKCTIGSFNLFGDRITVLGKNIYSPSFGKQPKPCLKRTSRQLSTDPGCKAELGMLALQLGTEETIYERPFSLTLYVNDKNTNSKSEINIDQTENYLQDDDEIEGKSNKNKQEYKNKLESLYGDLEDDSNDIKRSMDLLDLLDEV